The proteins below are encoded in one region of Stieleria sp. JC731:
- the sdhB gene encoding succinate dehydrogenase iron-sulfur subunit, with amino-acid sequence MIAFDEHAKRPEFINVRVKRQDGPGKEPYWQLFKIKYEPELNVISVLQRIAALGKDADGNKSLPVCWDCGCLEEVCGACTMVINGRVRQSCSALVDRLMQDNPDELVLEPMSKFPVIRDLMVDRSRLFRGLKRVKGWVPVDSYYDMGAGERQLREMQERNYPLSQCMSCGCCVEACPQYTKIELQQQSGESDEAFEARKNEAFDKAFVGPHAISQAMLFNNHPTGKALAGERLDALTEPGGIQACGNAQNCVAVCPKEIPLTTSIARAGRATTLHIIRKWFEK; translated from the coding sequence ATGATTGCTTTCGACGAGCATGCGAAACGCCCTGAGTTCATCAACGTTCGTGTCAAGCGACAAGACGGTCCTGGTAAAGAACCGTACTGGCAACTTTTCAAGATCAAGTACGAGCCTGAGCTGAACGTCATTTCGGTTCTGCAAAGGATCGCGGCTCTTGGAAAAGACGCCGATGGCAACAAGTCACTGCCTGTCTGTTGGGACTGCGGGTGCTTGGAAGAAGTCTGTGGCGCCTGCACGATGGTGATCAACGGCCGAGTTCGTCAAAGTTGTAGTGCATTGGTTGACCGACTGATGCAAGACAATCCTGACGAGCTGGTTCTCGAACCGATGTCAAAATTCCCCGTGATCCGGGATTTGATGGTCGACCGTTCGCGTCTATTCCGTGGACTAAAACGGGTCAAAGGCTGGGTGCCTGTCGACAGCTACTACGACATGGGTGCCGGCGAACGACAGTTGCGTGAGATGCAAGAACGCAACTATCCGCTCAGCCAGTGCATGAGTTGCGGTTGTTGCGTCGAAGCTTGTCCGCAATACACGAAGATCGAACTACAACAGCAAAGCGGCGAAAGCGACGAAGCGTTCGAAGCTCGTAAAAACGAAGCGTTCGACAAAGCTTTCGTCGGCCCTCACGCGATCTCGCAAGCGATGCTGTTCAACAACCACCCGACCGGCAAAGCGTTGGCCGGTGAACGCCTGGACGCGTTGACTGAGCCCGGTGGTATTCAGGCTTGTGGTAACGCACAAAACTGTGTTGCCGTTTGCCCGAAGGAAATCCCTTTGACCACGTCAATCGCACGAGCTGGCCGGGCGACCACGCTGCATATCATTCGCAAGTGGTTTGAGAAGTAG
- a CDS encoding DUF58 domain-containing protein: protein MSTTPQSTTSAEPSGLFKLLAATAAVLLVGIVFGASLWILTAIVAASVILLNQYLAKTWATATIAKRTSGNQELHVGERFDVNLVVQNTSRVPVLWLLVEDLVPHWATIHDPPTLAIEGDRLRVMLLWPGQTKTLDYQVRCNRRGYFQIGPTVLETGDVMGLYRRYRVGTEPQYVTVLPKIIPLEGYDIASPRPMGEIRMRDNVFEDPTRLRGIRQWQPGDPMRRVHWSATARTGILHSKVYEPTSIAGATVVIDLHVDTNPTCNEPVRTDLAITAAGSIASTLMEQSQPFAMVTNGRDAADRIRMDGWRGDHRVREQAKLSAQMTNKNDRLRPVVIDAGKGPAHFKKLRTQLARLERSDGMSLAQLLIEAESRISSETTLIAIFQKATPETIAMLVGFARRGKAVAAVINTLDTNEYGQAAGPLIAANIPTMHLADERSIRDVCRASASSLRAV from the coding sequence ATGAGCACCACTCCCCAATCGACGACATCGGCGGAACCATCCGGCCTGTTTAAATTGCTTGCCGCCACGGCGGCGGTGCTGCTGGTCGGAATCGTCTTCGGTGCTTCGCTCTGGATTCTGACGGCAATCGTTGCCGCATCGGTGATTTTGCTGAACCAATACCTCGCCAAAACCTGGGCCACCGCAACGATCGCCAAGCGAACCAGCGGCAACCAAGAACTTCATGTCGGCGAACGATTCGATGTAAATCTGGTCGTCCAGAACACCTCGCGAGTTCCCGTGCTGTGGCTATTGGTCGAAGACTTGGTCCCGCATTGGGCAACGATTCACGACCCTCCCACCCTGGCCATCGAAGGCGATCGACTTCGTGTCATGTTGCTGTGGCCAGGCCAAACCAAAACACTCGATTATCAGGTCCGCTGCAATCGACGGGGCTACTTTCAGATCGGCCCGACCGTTCTGGAAACGGGCGACGTGATGGGACTTTACCGCCGCTACCGCGTCGGGACGGAGCCGCAATACGTCACCGTGCTTCCCAAGATCATCCCGCTGGAAGGCTACGATATCGCCTCGCCTCGTCCGATGGGCGAAATTCGTATGCGAGACAACGTATTCGAAGACCCCACACGCCTGCGTGGAATTCGGCAATGGCAACCGGGTGATCCGATGCGTCGTGTTCACTGGTCTGCGACGGCAAGGACAGGAATCTTGCATAGCAAGGTCTATGAACCGACCTCGATCGCGGGTGCTACCGTTGTGATCGACCTTCATGTCGATACCAATCCGACTTGCAACGAACCAGTTCGCACAGACTTGGCAATCACTGCCGCAGGATCGATCGCGAGCACCTTGATGGAACAGTCACAACCCTTCGCGATGGTGACCAACGGTCGTGACGCAGCGGACCGAATTCGAATGGATGGTTGGCGAGGAGATCACCGCGTCCGAGAACAAGCCAAACTGTCGGCGCAGATGACAAACAAGAATGATCGACTTCGCCCGGTCGTGATCGACGCCGGAAAAGGACCCGCCCATTTCAAGAAACTGCGAACTCAGCTGGCTCGGCTAGAACGCAGCGACGGCATGTCACTTGCCCAACTGTTAATCGAAGCCGAATCCCGAATCAGCAGCGAGACAACGCTGATCGCGATCTTTCAAAAGGCGACCCCAGAAACGATCGCCATGTTGGTTGGCTTTGCCAGACGCGGCAAAGCTGTTGCCGCAGTCATCAACACGCTTGATACCAATGAATACGGTCAAGCGGCCGGACCATTGATCGCGGCCAACATCCCGACCATGCATTTGGCCGACGAGCGTTCGATTCGCGACGTTTGCCGCGCGTCGGCCAGTTCACTTCGGGCTGTCTGA
- a CDS encoding ABC transporter permease subunit translates to MDSTLVRSYIKQAALLFLSLAFAMFAFAWVRVWVVSLLDMGQFQTILEQFRDFEKFAPISFDSLFTYQGRVGMTFDEPVIIICVVIWCISRGSDVVSGELGRGTMEMLLAQPIRRTTLLWSHAMVAVSGLALLCLVVWGGIAVGVQLTTVKETQPKPVVQVPIFGWEVPMQLGEPIKESFPLHERIDTFVYASATFNLFAFGFFLLGLSSLLSCRDRYRWRTIGLVMGIYVLQAVMFGLGKATESLQWLLNLTFFSCYKPQKLVSMINDGGFAAPWSLITKMPDASLPPLAYPLLLIGLGLLFYGLAARTFAKRDLPAPV, encoded by the coding sequence ATGGACTCGACACTCGTTCGTAGCTACATCAAGCAGGCAGCCCTGCTATTTCTATCACTTGCATTTGCGATGTTCGCGTTCGCCTGGGTGCGCGTGTGGGTGGTCAGTCTTTTGGACATGGGACAGTTTCAGACGATCCTTGAACAGTTCCGTGACTTTGAAAAGTTCGCGCCAATCAGCTTTGATTCGTTGTTTACTTATCAAGGCCGTGTCGGGATGACCTTTGACGAACCCGTGATCATCATCTGCGTTGTGATCTGGTGCATCTCGCGCGGCAGCGACGTTGTCAGTGGCGAACTCGGTCGTGGGACCATGGAAATGCTTTTAGCGCAGCCGATTCGCCGCACCACATTGTTATGGTCGCATGCCATGGTGGCGGTCAGTGGCCTCGCATTGTTGTGTCTTGTCGTTTGGGGAGGGATCGCCGTTGGGGTACAGCTGACCACGGTCAAGGAAACGCAGCCAAAACCGGTCGTCCAGGTTCCGATTTTCGGCTGGGAAGTTCCCATGCAACTCGGTGAACCGATTAAAGAATCGTTTCCACTTCACGAACGGATCGATACGTTCGTCTACGCTTCGGCAACTTTCAACCTGTTCGCATTTGGATTCTTTTTGTTGGGACTTTCGTCCCTGCTTAGCTGCCGCGATCGTTATCGTTGGCGAACGATCGGCTTGGTCATGGGCATCTACGTTTTGCAAGCGGTCATGTTCGGGTTGGGCAAAGCAACCGAGTCGTTGCAGTGGTTGCTGAATCTGACATTCTTTAGCTGCTATAAGCCACAAAAGTTGGTCAGCATGATCAATGATGGAGGCTTCGCGGCGCCGTGGAGTTTGATAACCAAGATGCCCGATGCCAGCCTGCCGCCGCTAGCGTACCCGCTATTGCTGATCGGGTTGGGGTTATTGTTTTACGGGCTTGCCGCAAGAACGTTTGCAAAGCGAGATTTGCCAGCGCCGGTTTGA
- a CDS encoding ABC transporter ATP-binding protein has product MNALNLATTSRDPNSPAVGSPVVACDGLSKQYGSFQALEDCSLTVHEGDVFGLLGPNGAGKTTLIRSLLGYLQRTSGSVRVCGVDPQTDSVEVRRRVSYLPGDARLPRHLRGEGVLRFFADIHPLGDYQRSRDIADDLELDTRRHVGMMSTGMRQKLALAVVLAPPTPLLILDEPTANLDPSVRATVLRYVMDAHQAGRTVMFSSHVLSEIEETCNRVAFLRRGRLARELVMSELFQRHRIWGDFPSPLNKDQAQHLVPDHFRNDVSVEVISTCEASTSTAIRIDTSGDLAPLLDWINSLNLSRLRIEPLGLRSIYDSVHHQSTDDPRVTVASTEGAE; this is encoded by the coding sequence ATGAACGCCTTGAACTTGGCAACCACTTCACGCGATCCGAATTCGCCCGCAGTTGGATCTCCGGTCGTTGCCTGCGACGGACTGTCAAAGCAATATGGCAGCTTTCAGGCCCTGGAGGATTGCAGCCTAACAGTCCACGAAGGCGATGTCTTCGGGCTACTGGGCCCAAACGGAGCAGGGAAGACCACTCTGATCCGATCATTGCTAGGCTACCTTCAACGAACGTCCGGGTCCGTCCGCGTTTGCGGCGTCGATCCGCAAACCGATTCGGTCGAAGTCCGGCGACGGGTTTCCTATCTGCCAGGTGATGCACGGTTGCCGCGACACTTGCGAGGCGAAGGTGTATTGCGATTTTTCGCCGACATCCATCCGCTCGGTGATTACCAAAGGAGCCGCGATATTGCGGACGACCTGGAACTCGACACGCGACGCCATGTCGGCATGATGTCGACCGGCATGCGACAAAAGTTAGCGCTCGCGGTCGTCTTGGCTCCGCCGACACCTCTGCTCATCCTGGACGAACCGACAGCGAACCTTGATCCGTCAGTGCGGGCTACCGTTTTGCGATACGTCATGGACGCCCATCAAGCGGGACGCACCGTGATGTTCTCATCGCACGTGCTGAGTGAAATTGAAGAAACCTGCAACCGTGTGGCCTTTCTACGTCGCGGACGTTTGGCACGTGAACTGGTGATGTCCGAACTTTTTCAGCGTCACCGTATTTGGGGCGACTTTCCTTCGCCACTAAATAAAGATCAAGCACAGCACCTCGTTCCGGACCACTTCCGCAATGACGTTTCAGTCGAGGTGATTTCTACCTGCGAAGCATCTACATCGACGGCCATTCGGATCGACACTTCGGGCGACCTGGCACCACTACTTGATTGGATTAACTCATTGAATCTGTCCCGCCTGCGTATCGAACCTTTAGGGCTCCGGTCGATCTACGATTCGGTTCATCACCAATCGACCGATGACCCTCGTGTCACCGTCGCATCAACGGAAGGGGCGGAGTGA
- the argJ gene encoding bifunctional glutamate N-acetyltransferase/amino-acid acetyltransferase ArgJ — translation MSDNLLPRGFRFGGVACGIKASGRPDLSLIVTDSPVQGAGVYTKNQIVAAPVLLCKKRTPSSTIRAVITNSGNANACTGEQGQTDAAEMCRLVASHFDFDAENVLVMSTGIIGKLLPMERIKAGVESVTKKLGSGIDDFGSAAAAILTTDKGPKTKHRCLSIDGQEVRIAAMAKGAGMIAPNMATMLGVVMTDADVAPETLRQLLVDATELSFNQVSVDGHTSTNDTVLALASGKSGVTITDQNLSAFAEALNEVCIDLARELVADGEGAKHVMKITVSGALSDADANGIAKAIGESPLVKTAITGGDPNWGRIVSAAGYTPFKIQPESTTLKICGTTIFENGTPLTYDASTLSKTMKANPEVEVELVVGTGEGTSTRWASDLTCEYVRFNSEYTT, via the coding sequence ATGTCCGACAATTTACTTCCACGCGGTTTCCGATTCGGCGGAGTGGCATGCGGGATTAAAGCAAGTGGTCGTCCGGACCTTTCATTGATCGTGACGGATTCGCCCGTCCAGGGGGCCGGCGTCTATACCAAGAATCAGATCGTTGCCGCACCGGTGCTTCTTTGTAAAAAGCGAACGCCATCATCAACGATCCGAGCTGTGATCACCAACAGCGGCAACGCGAACGCATGCACCGGCGAACAAGGTCAGACGGACGCCGCCGAAATGTGTCGCTTGGTCGCATCCCACTTTGATTTCGACGCCGAAAACGTACTCGTGATGAGCACCGGAATCATTGGCAAGCTATTGCCGATGGAGCGAATTAAAGCGGGAGTTGAATCGGTCACCAAGAAGCTGGGAAGCGGAATCGATGACTTCGGTTCGGCCGCAGCCGCGATTTTAACAACCGACAAAGGTCCGAAGACCAAGCACCGCTGTCTATCCATTGACGGCCAAGAGGTACGGATCGCTGCGATGGCAAAAGGCGCGGGGATGATCGCACCCAATATGGCGACAATGTTGGGAGTCGTGATGACGGATGCCGATGTCGCTCCAGAAACACTGCGTCAATTATTGGTCGATGCGACCGAGCTGAGTTTCAACCAAGTCAGCGTGGATGGCCACACGAGCACCAACGATACGGTGTTAGCGCTTGCCAGCGGTAAAAGCGGCGTGACAATCACCGATCAAAACCTATCGGCATTTGCCGAGGCGCTAAACGAAGTCTGCATTGACCTCGCCCGTGAATTGGTCGCTGATGGCGAAGGGGCTAAGCACGTGATGAAGATCACTGTAAGCGGCGCGTTGTCGGATGCCGATGCCAACGGCATCGCTAAAGCCATCGGCGAAAGCCCCTTGGTCAAAACTGCGATCACCGGTGGTGATCCCAACTGGGGGCGGATTGTCTCGGCTGCAGGCTACACACCGTTTAAGATTCAACCGGAAAGCACCACGTTAAAGATCTGCGGAACGACCATCTTTGAAAACGGTACTCCGCTCACTTACGACGCATCGACGCTTAGTAAGACGATGAAAGCCAACCCCGAAGTTGAAGTCGAGCTTGTTGTTGGAACCGGCGAAGGCACATCCACGCGATGGGCGAGCGACTTGACGTGTGAATACGTTCGCTTCAACAGCGAATACACAACTTAA
- a CDS encoding aminotransferase class I/II-fold pyridoxal phosphate-dependent enzyme produces MDFQQHFGNETPPTDHYVSILEHWAGLRPDSVAFLFTDVEELEVKLTYARLWEEVRALAGYLQSRCRIRPGDRVLLLYPPGLDFIVGFFACHAAGAVAVPAFPPRKNRKASRIRSIVVDAGAKWALTTNQQAEQIRGNDHHRDLMGVQILGTDDAECRDVGSYRRPAIDGDTLAVMQYTSGSTGSPKGVMLTQRNLVSNAKLIWHAFEPAPKSVGVSWLPTYHDMGLVGGILVPIFIGCDNILMSPMTFLQRPTRWLRAISKYGGTITGGPNFAYQLCVDKISESEMEGLDLSTLQIAFNGAEPIRAATLDAFRKKFEPYGFNPSASLPCYGMAETTLIVTGGPSDPRPIVKSFDRSELDTKRVVPVKENDPAARKLVGCGAVLPSETVLIVDPDSLQKLPPDSIGEIWVSSPSVGAGYYGRKEATERTFKAKTADGDGPYLRTGDLGFLFDGQLYISGRLKDMIVVRGVNRYPQDIEETVERASDVVQAGAVAAFAMDQEGREQLAIVAEVSRARDVDWDSQIQAIRRAVTDEHELPPDAVYLVRSSSVPKTSSGKIQRHACLHAVRDNELKLIAKWVRWEESGTGTVVSSDARPMMQAASAASSSITEADVNPLIVQAIQYHVRSVAGERAKQLSLETNIVLDLGLDSLERLEIARNLERTFGGRFPEQVLDEIETIGETAMAISRYLPAGADARAEAMLSGNSNGAVQPTRAAASASIAPQVPASVEPEDSVEQFAEYRRLKATMEQMRMTGVPNPYFTVHDGIAADTTVVGGKELISFATYNYLGMSGHPDVSAAAADAVKKYGTSVSASRLVSGEKPIHRQLEDTIAKFVGVDDSILMVGGHATNETTIGHLVGEGDLILHDSLSHNSIVQGALLSGARRRPFPHNDFAALDRTLQELRSQYRRVLVVIEGVYSMDGDFSNLPEFIKVKKKHRCMLMVDEAHSFGTMGQTGHGMAEYWDCDARDVDIWMGTLSKSAASCGGYIAGSKALVEYLRYTAPGFVFSVGMPPAQVAAALAALQIVEKEPERVERLRKNSELFLSLCKEAGLDTGVSEKTPVVPVITGNSLVALRLSNRLKGDGINVQPILYPAVEESAARLRFFITSEHNEDQIRTTVARTASHLADLGYAAKATV; encoded by the coding sequence GTGGATTTCCAGCAACATTTCGGTAACGAAACTCCTCCCACCGACCACTATGTCTCGATTCTTGAGCATTGGGCCGGTTTACGACCTGATTCGGTGGCGTTCCTATTTACGGACGTCGAGGAATTAGAGGTCAAATTGACGTATGCGCGACTTTGGGAGGAGGTCCGGGCGCTCGCCGGGTACCTGCAAAGTCGCTGTCGGATTCGTCCAGGTGACCGTGTCCTTTTGCTTTACCCCCCCGGGCTGGACTTCATCGTCGGGTTCTTTGCCTGCCACGCCGCCGGTGCGGTCGCGGTCCCCGCGTTCCCGCCGCGAAAAAACCGCAAGGCATCGCGAATCCGCTCGATCGTCGTCGACGCGGGCGCAAAGTGGGCTCTGACCACAAATCAGCAAGCCGAGCAAATCCGCGGCAACGACCATCACCGAGATTTGATGGGCGTCCAGATCCTGGGTACAGACGACGCGGAATGTCGAGATGTCGGTTCCTATCGCCGACCCGCGATCGATGGCGACACTCTTGCGGTGATGCAGTACACCTCAGGCTCGACCGGTTCGCCCAAAGGCGTGATGCTGACCCAGCGCAACCTGGTATCCAATGCCAAACTGATCTGGCATGCGTTTGAACCGGCACCAAAGTCCGTTGGCGTTTCGTGGTTGCCAACCTACCACGACATGGGCCTTGTCGGTGGCATCCTGGTGCCGATCTTCATCGGCTGTGACAACATTCTGATGAGCCCGATGACGTTCTTGCAACGTCCGACACGATGGCTGCGCGCGATCTCGAAGTACGGCGGAACGATCACCGGTGGGCCTAACTTCGCCTACCAACTTTGCGTTGACAAGATTTCCGAAAGCGAAATGGAAGGGCTGGATCTCAGCACGCTGCAAATCGCATTCAACGGTGCCGAACCGATTCGCGCCGCCACTCTCGATGCGTTCCGCAAGAAATTCGAGCCCTACGGATTCAACCCATCGGCAAGCCTGCCGTGCTACGGCATGGCGGAAACGACATTGATCGTCACCGGTGGACCTAGCGATCCACGACCGATTGTCAAATCCTTTGACCGCAGCGAACTGGACACCAAACGTGTCGTTCCTGTGAAAGAAAACGATCCGGCGGCGCGCAAGCTGGTCGGCTGCGGTGCCGTGTTGCCATCCGAAACGGTCCTAATCGTTGATCCGGATTCGCTGCAGAAACTGCCGCCTGATTCGATCGGTGAAATCTGGGTCAGCAGCCCTTCGGTCGGCGCCGGATACTACGGACGTAAAGAAGCGACCGAGCGGACCTTCAAAGCCAAAACGGCGGACGGCGACGGCCCCTACCTACGGACCGGTGACTTGGGCTTCTTGTTCGACGGGCAACTGTATATCTCTGGACGCCTGAAAGACATGATCGTGGTCCGCGGTGTCAATCGATACCCGCAGGATATCGAGGAGACCGTTGAACGCGCCAGCGATGTGGTTCAAGCCGGCGCGGTTGCTGCCTTTGCGATGGACCAAGAAGGTCGCGAACAACTGGCGATCGTTGCCGAAGTCTCGCGTGCTCGAGATGTCGATTGGGATTCGCAAATCCAAGCGATCCGCCGTGCTGTCACAGACGAACATGAACTGCCGCCTGACGCAGTCTACCTGGTTCGCAGTAGCAGTGTGCCCAAAACGAGCAGCGGCAAAATTCAGCGACACGCTTGCTTGCACGCTGTCCGTGACAACGAGTTAAAGCTGATCGCCAAGTGGGTCCGCTGGGAAGAATCCGGTACGGGAACGGTCGTTTCCTCGGATGCTCGGCCGATGATGCAAGCCGCCTCGGCAGCGTCGTCTTCGATCACCGAAGCCGACGTCAATCCGTTGATCGTTCAGGCGATCCAATACCACGTTCGCTCGGTCGCAGGTGAACGAGCCAAACAGTTGTCCTTGGAAACCAACATCGTGTTGGACTTGGGGCTCGATAGCTTGGAACGGCTAGAAATCGCCCGGAACCTGGAACGCACCTTCGGTGGTCGCTTTCCAGAACAGGTGCTCGACGAAATCGAAACGATCGGCGAGACCGCGATGGCGATCAGTCGATACTTGCCAGCCGGTGCCGATGCTCGCGCCGAAGCCATGCTTTCGGGCAATTCCAACGGTGCTGTCCAGCCAACACGTGCAGCGGCAAGTGCATCGATCGCGCCGCAAGTTCCAGCTTCGGTTGAACCCGAAGACAGCGTCGAACAGTTCGCCGAGTATCGCCGATTGAAAGCGACGATGGAACAGATGCGAATGACGGGTGTTCCCAACCCATACTTCACCGTACACGACGGCATCGCGGCCGACACCACGGTGGTCGGTGGCAAAGAACTGATCAGCTTCGCGACGTACAACTACCTTGGCATGAGCGGGCACCCCGACGTGTCGGCGGCAGCCGCTGACGCGGTTAAGAAGTACGGCACCAGTGTTTCGGCTAGCCGTTTGGTGTCCGGCGAAAAACCGATCCACCGTCAGCTGGAAGACACGATTGCCAAGTTCGTCGGCGTTGACGATTCGATCTTGATGGTCGGTGGTCACGCCACCAATGAAACCACGATTGGTCACCTCGTCGGCGAAGGCGATTTGATCCTGCACGATTCGCTGTCTCACAACAGTATCGTCCAAGGTGCCTTGCTGTCGGGTGCGCGACGTCGCCCGTTCCCACACAACGATTTCGCCGCACTGGATCGAACGCTGCAGGAACTACGTTCACAGTATCGGCGTGTGCTGGTCGTGATCGAAGGCGTCTACAGTATGGACGGCGACTTCAGCAATCTGCCCGAGTTCATCAAGGTCAAGAAAAAGCATCGCTGCATGCTGATGGTCGACGAAGCGCATAGCTTTGGAACGATGGGCCAAACCGGACACGGCATGGCCGAGTACTGGGACTGCGACGCACGTGATGTTGATATTTGGATGGGAACGCTATCCAAATCGGCGGCGTCCTGTGGCGGCTACATCGCCGGCAGCAAAGCTCTTGTCGAATACTTGCGTTACACCGCGCCGGGATTCGTTTTCAGCGTCGGCATGCCTCCTGCGCAAGTCGCCGCGGCACTCGCGGCGTTGCAGATCGTCGAAAAAGAACCCGAGCGTGTTGAGCGACTGCGTAAAAACAGCGAACTGTTTTTAAGCCTTTGCAAAGAAGCGGGACTGGATACCGGGGTCAGCGAGAAAACGCCTGTCGTTCCCGTTATCACGGGCAACTCACTTGTCGCACTACGACTAAGCAACCGCTTGAAAGGGGATGGGATCAACGTTCAACCGATCCTTTACCCAGCGGTCGAAGAATCCGCCGCCCGACTACGGTTCTTTATTACCAGCGAGCACAACGAAGATCAGATTCGGACCACGGTCGCCCGCACGGCAAGTCACCTTGCCGATCTGGGCTACGCCGCAAAGGCAACCGTCTAA
- a CDS encoding serine/threonine protein kinase, whose amino-acid sequence MKQVIVAKKDAINSIRHFENADAYALFVIVVDRLTMMAIRRIRRYSVIMSTTGSPSESQFENIIADYLERVDSGETPDPASYLLRYPEHCEELQSFFRNHHWLGEAPAPPPVSLCGQEIGSYKIDSEIARGGMGVVYRAHQKGLDRMVAIKVISNGVLASEEERRRFRIEAEAAAGLDHPGIISIFEIGSWSGHEYFSMPLVDGPTLQRFVDDQAWDDRTVARVVRDIAQAVDYAHRAGIVHRDLKPDNILVGADQRPLVADFGLAKWHREGTLLTRTGQVLGTPNYMSPEQAAGKSDADGTSDIYSLGAILYALLTGVPPHEGNNPAEVLRSVLQDEPVPPRRYRSDIERDIENICLKALHPDPAGRYRSAGELADDLQCYLNGEAISAAGSGLIERVAREIGRDQHQDHFQRWHAALVFLGVIVFTAHILIFVLLQSGFDPRAAYWIPRITMFALILGTIYRARDGSLSPRSIAERPVWSIWLGYLSSLAVINVLLLMGGIKQEHLFPLASALSGFAFVAMSGHIWGGSALAGLAFFALAPLMATRLLEPYAPVLFGTAYLVSIFAISQHYRRSGKRKREITSDEAAS is encoded by the coding sequence GTGAAACAAGTCATTGTCGCTAAAAAAGACGCGATAAACTCAATACGTCACTTCGAAAACGCGGACGCGTATGCCTTGTTCGTGATCGTCGTCGATCGCTTGACGATGATGGCCATACGGCGAATTCGAAGATATAGTGTCATCATGTCAACGACCGGTTCACCCTCAGAATCGCAATTCGAAAATATCATTGCGGACTACCTCGAACGTGTGGACTCCGGGGAAACTCCGGATCCGGCGTCGTATCTGCTGCGCTATCCAGAGCACTGCGAAGAGCTTCAAAGCTTCTTCCGCAATCACCATTGGCTTGGTGAAGCCCCCGCGCCGCCTCCGGTGTCACTTTGTGGGCAGGAGATCGGCTCCTACAAAATTGATTCCGAAATTGCCCGTGGAGGCATGGGAGTCGTCTATCGGGCTCATCAAAAAGGGCTCGATCGCATGGTCGCGATCAAAGTCATCAGCAATGGTGTCTTGGCGAGTGAAGAAGAACGCCGCCGATTCCGGATCGAAGCCGAAGCGGCAGCCGGACTGGACCACCCAGGGATCATCTCGATTTTTGAAATTGGCAGTTGGAGCGGCCACGAATACTTTTCGATGCCGCTGGTCGATGGTCCGACATTGCAACGCTTTGTTGATGACCAAGCTTGGGATGACCGCACGGTTGCCCGTGTCGTGCGAGATATCGCACAAGCGGTTGACTACGCTCACCGCGCCGGCATCGTCCATCGCGATTTGAAACCGGACAACATTTTAGTCGGTGCAGATCAACGCCCGCTGGTCGCCGACTTCGGGTTGGCAAAATGGCATCGCGAAGGAACGTTGCTGACGCGAACCGGACAGGTGCTTGGCACGCCAAATTACATGAGTCCTGAGCAGGCCGCCGGCAAGTCAGATGCCGATGGTACAAGCGACATCTATTCGTTGGGTGCGATTCTGTATGCGTTGCTCACTGGCGTTCCGCCTCACGAAGGCAACAACCCTGCCGAAGTCCTGCGCAGCGTGCTGCAAGACGAACCGGTGCCGCCGCGACGCTATCGCAGCGATATCGAACGCGACATCGAAAACATTTGCTTAAAAGCTTTGCATCCCGATCCGGCGGGACGATATCGCAGCGCTGGTGAACTTGCCGATGACTTGCAATGTTATCTCAATGGTGAAGCGATCTCTGCGGCGGGAAGCGGACTGATTGAGCGTGTTGCCAGAGAGATCGGACGCGATCAGCACCAAGACCATTTCCAACGTTGGCACGCGGCCTTGGTATTTCTAGGTGTGATCGTCTTCACCGCTCATATCTTGATCTTCGTGCTGCTCCAATCGGGCTTTGATCCGCGCGCTGCCTATTGGATCCCACGGATCACGATGTTCGCATTGATCCTGGGTACGATCTACCGAGCCCGGGACGGATCTCTGTCACCACGGAGCATCGCCGAACGCCCTGTCTGGTCAATTTGGCTGGGCTACTTGAGCTCGCTAGCGGTGATCAATGTCTTGCTGCTGATGGGCGGAATCAAACAAGAGCATCTCTTTCCGCTCGCGTCGGCGCTCAGTGGTTTCGCTTTCGTTGCGATGAGCGGACACATCTGGGGCGGATCGGCGCTTGCCGGATTAGCGTTCTTCGCACTGGCACCACTGATGGCAACTCGTCTATTGGAGCCCTACGCTCCGGTGCTGTTTGGCACCGCCTACCTCGTTTCAATCTTTGCGATCAGCCAGCATTACCGCCGCAGCGGTAAACGCAAACGAGAAATCACCAGCGACGAGGCCGCATCGTAG